One segment of Solanum stenotomum isolate F172 chromosome 1, ASM1918654v1, whole genome shotgun sequence DNA contains the following:
- the LOC125853820 gene encoding actin-7-like yields the protein MDDGMDILQTLVIHNGTRMTKAGFAGDDSPRAVIRSIVGCPHHSKMELKHTYVGDEALVLRGLLVLKYPIEQGIVRNWNDMENLWHHTFYNELGVALEEHPILLTEAPSNPKANREKTTQIMFETFNVPAMYVASQAVLCQLPNGRTTGIVLDSGYSVTHTVPVYEGHVLPHAISRLDLGGHDLTWYLFNIDILRDMKETIAYVSLDYEQEIEKAKKFSKSIEKGYKLSGGEVVNIGAETFRCPEVLFQPSLVGMEATRIHDKAYNSIMRCDIDIKKDLFANIVLSGGSTMFPGIEERMSKEITALAPSHMKIKVIAPPERKYST from the exons ATGGATGATGGGATGGATATTCTTCAAACACTGGTTATTCATAACGGAACTCGAATGACCAAG GCTGGCTTTGCTGGGGATGATTCTCCAAGGGCAGTTATCAGAAGTATAGTTGGTTGTCCTCATCATTCCAAAATGGAACTAAAGCATACCTATGTTGGTGATGAAGCTCTGGTATTAAGGGGTCTTTTGGTTCTGAAATATCCCATTGAACAGGGCATTGTAAGAAACTGGAATGATATGGAGAATCTCTGGCATCACACATTTTACAATGAACTTGGTGTCGCTCTTGAGGAGCATCCCATTCTTCTGACTGAGGCACCATCTAACCCCAAGGCAAACCGAGAGAAAACGACTCAAATCATGTTTGAGACATTCAATGTTCCAGCTATGTATGTTGCAAGCCAAGCCGTTCTTTGTCAGTTACCTAATGGTCGTACAACTG GTATTGTGCTTGATTCTGGTTATTCTGTGACCCACACTGTCCCTGTCTATGAAGGACACGTACTTCCTCATGCTATCTCACGGTTAGATCTTGGTGGTCATGATCTTACATGGTATCTCTTCA ATATAGATATACTTCGTGATATGAAAGAGACGATTGCTTATGTTTCACTGGATTATGAACAGGAGATTGAAAAGgcaaaaaaattctcaaaatcaaTTGAGAAAGGCTATAAGCTTTCTGGTGGAGAAGTCGTTAATATTGGTGCTGAGACATTCCGCTGCCCTGAAGTCCTCTTTCAACCATCATTGGTTGGAATGGAAGCGACAAGAATTCATGACAAAGCCTACAACTCAATCATGAGATGCGATATTGATattaaaaaagatttatttGCAAACATTGTGCTTAGTGGTGGCTCAACTATGTTCCCTGGCATAGAAGAACGTATGAGCAAGGAAATTACTGCACTTGCTCCGAGCCACATGAAAATCAAGGTGATTGCACCACCTGAGAGGAAGTATAGCACCTGA
- the LOC125853813 gene encoding chaperone protein dnaJ 49-like, whose product MDGNKDEALRCIGIAKEAIVSGNKKKALKYIGIACRLNSKLDINDLLVACEKLDASTYDHPTEIGENSTEKHVKSDEERNYTEEHVHLVTQIQSIKDYYAILGLEKSCSVEEIRKAYRKLSLKVHPDKNKAPGSEEAFKKVSKAFKCLSDDDSRRQYDETGLVEEFEFNQQHNLRRRRRRMDHNFFEDDFDDDEIIRAFFGQSEMYRTSYVYRSRTNVHHQRENLGSSGPNLILLLQMLPFFIIFLLAYFPFSAPQYYSLQKNYSYQFKKMTDKYGVEFFVKSAEFDKNYPLGSAARENIEDNVIRDHKSMLGRYCHIELQRRQWNRNYPTPHCDRLQNFGVA is encoded by the coding sequence ATGGATGGTAACAAAGATGAAGCCTTAAGATGCATTGGTATTGCTAAGGAGGCAATTGTGTCAGGCAATAAGAAGAAAGCGCTTAAGTATATTGGAATTGCATGCCGCCTTAACAGTAAACTAGATATCAATGATCTTTTGGTTGCTTGTGAAAAGCTTGATGCCTCAACTTATGATCACCCTACTGAGATTGGAGAAAATTCGACTGAGAAACATGTCAAATCTGATGAGGAGAGGAACTATACTGAAGAACACGTGCATTTGGTTACACAAATTCAGAGCATAAAGGACTATTATGCAATTCTAGGTCTAGAAAAGAGCTGTTCAGTTGAGGAGATAAGGAAGGCATACCGGAAGCTCTCCTTGAAAGTTCATCCTGACAAAAACAAGGCTCCGGGATCTGAAGAGGCCTTTAAGAAAGTATCCAAGGCATTTAAGTGTTTGAGTGATGATGACTCAAGAAGGCAGTATGATGAGACGGGTTTggtggaggaatttgagtttaATCAGCAGCATAATCTTAGACGTCGGAGGAGAAGAATGGACCACAACTTTTTTGaagatgattttgatgatgatgaGATTATAAGGGCATTTTTTGGTCAGTCTGAAATGTATAGGACCTCTTATGTCTACAGGTCAAGGACCAATGTCCACCACCAGAGGGAGAATTTAGGTTCCTCTGGGCCTAACTTAATTCTCCTCCTTCAAATGTTACCATTTTTTATCATCTTTTTACTTGCTTATTTTCCTTTCTCGGCGCCTCAGTACTATTCCTTGCAGAAGAACTACTCTTATCAGTTTAAGAAGATGACAGATAAATATGGTGTAGAATTTTTCGTTAAATCAGCAGAATTCGATAAGAATTATCCTCTTGGTAGTGCTGCTCGGGAGAACATTGAAGACAATGTTATTAGAGATCACAAAAGTATGCTTGGTCGTTACTGTCATATAGAACTCCAGAGGCGACAATGGAACAGGAATTACCCAACACCTCATTGTGACAGGCTTCAAAACTTTGGAGTAGCTTAA